The window CTCATCCTTCTCCAAGCTTTTACTGATTAAGTTCGCACCTCTACCTTCACTTTAACGATCTAAAGTGTCGACTCTTAAGTTTTTAACATTATAGCATATAAAAATATTATTTAGCAATCCTAACTATTTATTTTCTCCAACAGCTCTTTGGCTATATTTGCAGGAATTCCAATCGAGACCATTTCCTCAATGCTTGCTTCCTTCATCTTCTTTAAAGATCCAAAGGTTTTAAGCAAAAGCTTCTTTCGTTTCTCACCAATACCAGCAATTTCATCAAGATGCGATTGGAAGGCACTTTTTCCTCGTAACTGACGATGAAAAGTAATCGCAAATCGATGGACCTCGTCTTGAATCCTCTGAAGCAAATAGAATTCTTGACTATTTCGGGCAAGCGGGACAATTTGCAAGGGATTTCCATATAAAAGTTGGGACGTTCTGTGTTTATCATCCTTTACAAGTCCAGTAATCGGTATATCTAACCCCAGTTCATTTTCAAGGACATCTCTTACCGCTTCAACATGTCCTTTTCCTCCATCAATAATTAATAAATCTGGAAGAGGTAGATTTTCTTTTAGGACTCTCGTATATCTTCTTCTTGTAACCTCTCGCATCGATTCGTAATCATCGGGACCTATTACTGTTTTGATTTTATATTTGCGATATTCGTTTTTATTTGGCTTACCATCAATAAATACCACTAATGCCGAAACTGGATCGGTTCCCTGAATGTTGGAATTATCAAAAGCCTCGATTCGATGGGGAGTATAAATCCCTAAGCTATCACCGAGGTTTTCTACTGCATTGATGGTTCTTTTTTCATCTCGTTCTATTAAGGAAAATTTCTCCTTCAAGGCGATGGTCGCATTTTTTTCGGCAAGTTTCACTAAATCTTTTTTCTGACCACGCTTTGGGATTAGCACTTTTACATCAAGAAGTTGTTCGAGCATACTTGTATCAATTGTTTCTGGAACTAAAATCTCATTTGGCTTGAAATGATCCGATTTTGCATAAAATTGACCTAGGAAGGTTAACATCTCTTCTTCTGCCTCATCATAAATTGGAAACAACGAGACATCCCGCTCAATCAGCTTTCCTTGCCGGATAAAAAAGACTTGAACACACATCCAACCCTTATCAACAGAATATCCAAATACATCACGGTCTGTAAAATCAGTCATCGTCATTTTTTGTTTTTCCATAATGGTATCTATATGAATGATTTTGTCACGAAAATCTTTGGCACGTTCAAAATCAAGTTGCTCAGCTGCTTCGGTCATTTTTTCAGTCAAATCTTTTTTGATATCGTTATATCCGCCGTTTAGAAAGCGAGTAATTTCGTCTGTTAAGGATTTGTATTCTGCTTCACTTACCTCTTTGACACAAGGTGCTAAGCATTGACCCATATGATAATATAAACAAACCCGATCTGGTAGAGTCGAACATTTCCTTAATGGATAGATTCGATCAAGTAATTTTTTCGTTTCGTTTGCAGCTTGGACATTTGGGTACGGACCAAAATATTTACCTTTGTCTTTTTTTACTTTTCGAGTGGTAATTAAGCGAGGGTGGCGTTCTGCTGTCAGCTTAATAAAGGGATAGGTTTTATCATCCTTAAGCATGACATTGTATTTAGGATCATATTTTTTTATTAAGTTAATTTCTAAAAGAAGCGCCTCAATGTTGGAAGAGGTAACGATATATTCAAAATCCACGATTTCATTTACCAGTCGAAGTGTTTTACCATCATGCGAGCCGGTAAAATATGAGCGGACTCTGTTTTTAAGTACTTTTGCTTTTCCAACATAGATGATGGTTCCTTGTCTATCTTTCATCAAATAGCAGCCAGGATGGTCAGGCAAAATAGTGAGCTTATTTTTTATTGTTTCATTCATTCTTTTTCAGCCCCTGATGTTTTTTCCAAAGTTATTATATTATGTTACTTCATTTTAGCTAAAGAGGAAAACCATTTTGGATACAAAAAGAGATTTTCTAAATTTGAATGATGATTTTCACCGGTAATCATTCAAAACAACAATCTTTTAGAAAACAGCCTAAAATAAAAAAGCTAATCTTCGGTCGTGTAAAACGACCTCGGATCAGCCTCCTAAGACTATATCGTGTCAAAAAAACGAAATAGATTTAAACGTGTTTTTCAAGAACTCCTGCAAGTGCTTCTTTTGGTGAAAATCCAACTACTTTATCTACCACTTCACCGTCTTTTAAAACAAGTAAAGTAGGGATACTCATAATGCCAAATTTACCGGCAGTTTCTTGATTTTCATCAACGTCTACTTTAACGATTTTCACTTTACCGCCTAATTCGCTATCAAGCTCTTCTAATACAGGTGCAATCATTTTACAAGGCCCGCACCAAGGTGCCCAAAA of the Bacillus sp. 1NLA3E genome contains:
- the uvrC gene encoding excinuclease ABC subunit UvrC, whose product is MNETIKNKLTILPDHPGCYLMKDRQGTIIYVGKAKVLKNRVRSYFTGSHDGKTLRLVNEIVDFEYIVTSSNIEALLLEINLIKKYDPKYNVMLKDDKTYPFIKLTAERHPRLITTRKVKKDKGKYFGPYPNVQAANETKKLLDRIYPLRKCSTLPDRVCLYYHMGQCLAPCVKEVSEAEYKSLTDEITRFLNGGYNDIKKDLTEKMTEAAEQLDFERAKDFRDKIIHIDTIMEKQKMTMTDFTDRDVFGYSVDKGWMCVQVFFIRQGKLIERDVSLFPIYDEAEEEMLTFLGQFYAKSDHFKPNEILVPETIDTSMLEQLLDVKVLIPKRGQKKDLVKLAEKNATIALKEKFSLIERDEKRTINAVENLGDSLGIYTPHRIEAFDNSNIQGTDPVSALVVFIDGKPNKNEYRKYKIKTVIGPDDYESMREVTRRRYTRVLKENLPLPDLLIIDGGKGHVEAVRDVLENELGLDIPITGLVKDDKHRTSQLLYGNPLQIVPLARNSQEFYLLQRIQDEVHRFAITFHRQLRGKSAFQSHLDEIAGIGEKRKKLLLKTFGSLKKMKEASIEEMVSIGIPANIAKELLEKINS
- the trxA gene encoding thioredoxin; the encoded protein is MAISHVTDQTFSAETNSGVVLVDFWAPWCGPCKMIAPVLEELDSELGGKVKIVKVDVDENQETAGKFGIMSIPTLLVLKDGEVVDKVVGFSPKEALAGVLEKHV